TGCAGCATCGCAGCCGGACGCAGCGATGAACCCTGCTGGTGCTTCGGCGCGCAGATCGACCCCGCCGCGTTGCAGCGCCTGACGCCCGAGCAGCGTAACCAGGCCTGCCTGTGCCCGGCCTGCGCCGTTGCCGTACAAACTGCCGAACGCCGCGGGCCCGACTGAGTCATGCGCCTGGATCGCTTTCTCAGTAACTTCCCGCGCTTCAGCCGTCAGGACAGCCGCCTGCTGATCAGCGCCGGCCGTCTGCGTGTGGATGGAGAGGTCATCGTTGATCCACGCTTCGACATCCGCGACTTCCAGCGCGTGGAGCTGGACGACGAACTGCTGCAGGCCGGGCACAGCGCGCGCTACTGGATGCTGCACAAGCCGGTCGGTGTGGTCAGCGCCACCGAACACGATGAACACCGCACCGTGCTCGACCTGCTGGATGAGCCGGACAAGCACGACCTGCACCTGGCCGGACGCCTCGACCTGAACACCAGCGGCCTGCTGCTGATCACCAACGACGGGCGCTGGTCGCGGCGCATCACCCAGCCGCAGCAGCGCAAACCCAAGGTCTACCACGTCACCACCGAGCAGCCGATCACCGGGGAATACGCCGAGGTCTTCGCCCGTGGCCTGTACTTCGCCTACGAGAATCTCACCACCCTGCCCGCCCATCTCGAACTGCTCAGCAGCCACGAAGCGCGCCTGACCCTGTTCGAGGGCCGTTACCATCAGGTCAAGCGCATGTTCGGCCACTTCCGCAATCGTGTGATCGCCTTGCACCGCGAAAGCATGGGCGAAATCGTCCTCGACCCGCGGCTCGCCCCTGGCCAGTACCGCGCCTTGACCGCAGCGGAAGTTGCCAGCGTCTGAACGCCCGAGTACAACGCCAGAACCCGACCAACGGTCGGCCCAAACCGCGATAAAGATGTGACTCGCGCTTGCGTGGCTGCAAGGCAGCTGCTTGAATCGAACCATAAGCCGCGAAATGACCGAATGGTCACTACGAGGTAACTAAGCCTTCTTCAGTTGCTGGCGCCCTGCGCCGACTGGATTCCTGCCTGGTAACACCGTCCTCTCCAATGCCCTGAAAAGCCCTGGAGCGCTCGTCTGTTTCGATCCTGACTGTTTGAAATTCAATACGTATAAAAACCTCCAGTCTGACATCAAGCTGTCACGCTCAGGCGCTTTTCTGACTGCTCAAACCAACGCGAACGGCCACCCGCTCGCCTTGCTCATTTGCGCCAGGAGGAAACGACATGAGGCCAGAAACCGCAGTCGTCGAGATCAACAGGAAGCACAAGGTCCATACGGAGTTCTACGGCAACCCGGCAGCAAGCAAGACCATCATCCTGGTCAATGGCTCCCTGGCGACCACCACCTCGTTCGCGCAAACGGTCAAGTACCTGCAACCGCAGTTCAACGTCGTGGCCTTCGACCAGCCCTATGCCGGCCAGTCGAAGTCGCACAACAGCGACTTCACCCCCATCAGCAAGGAAGACGAAGCGGCCATTCTGCTCAAGCTGATCGACCACTACGGCGCCAACTACCTGATGTCCTTCTCCTGGGGCGGCGTCGCCTCCATGCTCGCCCTGGCCCAGCGCCCGGCGACGCTGGAAAAGGCGGCGATCTGCTCCTTCTCGCCGATCCTCAACGTGCCGATGCTAGACTATCTGCACAAGGGCCTGCGCTTCCTGGGCGCGGTGGATCGCGACAACATTGCCCTGCTGGTCAACAGCACCATCGGCAAACACCTGCCATCGCTGTTCAAGCGCTTCAACCACAAGCACATCAGCACCCTGGACGAGCACGAGTACCGGCAGATGTACGCGCACATCAAGCAGGTACTGAACATGGAGGCGCACTGCCGCATGGAGTGCCTGCAGGCCATCGACATCCAGCTGCTGTTCGTCAACGGCGAGCGCGACGAATACACCTCGGTGGAAGACGCCTGCCTGTTCGCCCAGCACATCGACAGCGCCCAGTTCGCCGTGATCGACGATGCCGGGCACTTCCTCGACATGGAACACAAGGCCGCCTGGCTGCAGACCCAGAGCGTGCTGCTGGACTTCTTCAACGCGCCTAGCAAACGCCTGCAACTGCCGGTCAAAGGCGACCTGCGCGAGCTACAGGCGATGGCGGTATGAGCCTGCCCAAAGGCGAACCGGCTGAACGACCAGCTCCGGTTCGCCCTTCATTTTCGCCGCAGCTTCCGGTATAAAGGCACCCGCTGCGGGTGTCGTATAATGGTAATACCCTAGCTTCCCAAGCTAGAGCCGTGGGTTCGATTCCCATCACCCGCTCCAGACAGCCAAGCAAAAGCCCCGTCATCACTGACGGGGCTTTTTCGTTTCTGCTGGGTGAACCTCTGCACATCTCCGGATTGAGGTGGCGTACTGAAGTTGTGACATCACGCTGAGGTGCGTACTCTGCGGCGCGGCCAGGGTGGCCTCAGTTGGAAAAGGATGTCTCATGCTCAAACCTATCTATCGAATCTTCGCGCTGTCCGTTCTCGTGAGCGCGGTCGCCGGTTGCGGCACGCTGTTCGGGCGAAATGGCAGTTACTACGGTCCCGATTACTACTCTGGCACTGCATACGACTTCGGCGTTCTGTTCGGGTCTGACGAAGTCAATCGCGGGTACTTTCCGGCCACGGCCTGGTGCTGGCTATCAGTCGTTTGCCCGGTACTGACGGTTTTCTCACTGCCTGTGGACGCCGCTGTCGATACCGTCATGCTCCCGCATGACATCCATCAGGCGAACAAACCAATCCAGTAATCCCAGGTCCGAAGAAGCCCATGCCGTCTTGTGCTGTCAGCACGCAAATCCAGGCAGCTCTTCGCCTTGCATAAAAGGCCACCCACGCAAGGCCGACATTCTCAGCGGGCCAAAGCCAGGACCACTCGCCCTTTCCCCGGAACTTCTCCACCTCAACACCGCCAGAAACCTATATGCATCTTTCTGGAGGCCCATAGCGATGGAACAGTGGAACATCTGGCTTGACCGCAATCTCTGGCTCAACGTGGCAATCGTGGTGGTGGCCACGGCGCTGATTTACAGCGTGTTGCGGGCTGTGGTCGGTGCTGTGCATAGGCGGCTGATGGCCTGGTCGAAGGATCAGGACGGCAGTTGGCCGCACTTCGTCGCCGTGGTGATCGGTCGTACCAGCCGGCTGTTGCTGCTGGCGTTTTCCCTGTTGCTGGCGCTGCGCCTGCCAGAGCTGCCCGGCAGCTGGCAAAGCGCGTTGAGCCATACCTGGTTCGTTGCCCTCGCCCTGCAGGTCGCGCTATGGGTCGACAGTGGTGTGCGCCTATGGTCGCGCAGCCTGGTGATGGGCAAGAGCGGCGGCGGTCACTACAACCCGGTAATGACCACCATCATCAGCATCATGATCCTGATCGTGGTGTGGTCAGTGATGCTGCTGTCGATCCTGGCCAACCTGGGCGTGGATATCACCGCGCTGGTGGCCAGCCTGGGGGTCGGCGGTATCGCCGTGGCGCTGGCGGTGCAGACGGTGCTCAGCGATGTGTTCGCCTCGCTGTCGATCGGCGTCGACAAGCCCTTCGAGATCGGCGATTTCGTGGTATTCGGCGAGGTGGCCGGGACCATCGAGCATATCGGCCTGAAGACCACGCGCATTCGCAGCCTCAGCGGCGAGCAGGTGGTGTGCGCCAACGCCGATCTGCTGCGGCAGATCGTGCACAACTACAAGCGCATGAATACCCGCCGCATCGTCTTCAAGTTCGGCATCAACTACGACACGCCAAGCGACAAGGTTCGCCAGGTTGCCGAACGAGTCGGCGACATCATACGTGCCACGCCGAAGACGATTTTCGACCGTGCGCACTTCCTCGGTTTTGACGAGAGTCAACTGACCTTCGAGGTCGTGTATATCGTGCAGAGCTCGGACTACAACCAGTACATGGACATTCAACAGGAGATCAACCTGCAGTTGCTCGACGCCCTGCGCGAACTGGATGTGCGCTTCGCCCTGCCCCGCCGCGACCTGCGCCTGGTAGGCGAGAGGATGCCTACCATCAAGGTTGCCGGCCTGCCGTCGCAGACCGAGCCCGAGCACAATGAGCAGGATCAACGCTTGCCGAAGTTCAGCTAGCGGCCGGTCCGGCCTTGCGCAGCCGATTCGCTCGGTTTTCGCAACAAAGCCGTGACCGTTACGCCGTATATCCGCGCATAACGCAACGATAGAGTGGGCGTAAAGGAGACTCGCCCATGTCTACGACAACTCTCGAACTGCAATACTTCTTCGATCCGCTCTGCGGCTGGTGCTACGCAAGCGCCCCCGCGCTGGCAGGCCTGGCCAAACAGCATGGCGCTGCACTGCGGATGATGCCGACAGGCCTGTTCATGCAGCCTCGCCCTACGGCGCTGATTGCCGAATATGCCTGGCAGAACGATCAGCTCATCACCACGCTCACCGGCCAACGCTTCAGCGAGGCCTATCGGCTACAGGTTCTGGAAGCAGCCAATGGCGTATTCGATTCGACGCCGCTTACTCGGGCACTGACCGCACTGGGCGAGCAGAATGCCGTGTTGCAAGCGCAGGTGTTGCACGTCGCACAGCACACCCGTTACGTCGATGGTGTGGATACCAGCCAGGCGGAGGCAGTCGCGCAGATTGTCGCGGACGCGGCCCACAGCGCCGGGCGAGACCTGAACCCTGACGAGTTCGCCGCACGTCTGCGCGAGGATGAATTCCTGGCCGAAGCTACCGCGCGCCGCGTTGACCTGGCCCAACAGGCGATGCGCGCTCTGCCGCCCGGCGGCGTGCCGCAATTGCTGGCCCGGGTCGATGGCGAACCTCATGTCTTCGCCGGGCAGCAGCTGTATGGCGGCCCGCAACGGCTGCTGGAACGGATCCAGTCATTGCTCTGACGACTCATGGGCCCCTCCACAGGCTGGCCACCAAAGCAGTCATGCAGCCGAAAACTATCCAACACGCTCAACATCCACGCGCTTGCCAGAGGGGCTATTCGCCGTTTTATACGTCCCCCTCTGCATCGCTTGTCGCCTGCCAGGCGATTGCGCTGTCTATTTGACAGGTTTTACGTCCTTGACAGGCTGCTCGCCCTTTGCGGCAGGTGACCGTGAATCCGGCATCGCCCACGCCGGACGATGGGCGAGCCTGCGAACGTGGCCATAGTGCGCAGACCATCACCGCCTCGTCTTCCGGCAACGCTTGAGAGTCGGCGCCCTGGCTCTCTGCCAAGGGCGCTTTGCCACCATATAAGCCGTTGAAAAACATGAATTTTCCATCTTCACACAGGGAGCGGTGACAGCTACCCTGCCGCCCCATGATTCGACGCCTCCTGCCCCTGCTCTGCTGTTTCACAGCCCTTTCCCTGCACGCCGCACCCTCCACCTTCGCCGAGGCCAAGCGCCTGGCCTGGCCGCTGTACGCGCAGCAATCCACCGAGTTCTATTGCGGCTGCAAGTACAGCGGCAATCGGGTCGACCTGCGTTCCTGTGGCTATACGCCGCGCAAGAATGCCAATCGCGCCCAGCGCATCGAGTGGGAACATATCGTCCCGGCCTGGGTGATCGGCCATCAGCGCCAGTGCTGGCAGAAAGGCGGACGCAAGAACTGCACAGCCAACGATGCGCAGTTCCGCAAGGCCGAGGCCGATATGCACAATCTGGTGCCGAGCATCGGCGAGGTGAATGGCGACCGCAGCAACTACAGCTTCGCCTGGCTGCCGCAGAAACCGCATCAGTACGGACGCTGCGAGACGGTGGTGGACTTCAAGGCGCGCAAGGTGATGCCGCGCCCGGCCATCCGCGGGATGATCGCGCGCACCTATTTCTACATGGCCGACCGCTACAAGCTGCGCCTGTCGAAACAGGACCGCAAACTCTATGAAGCCTGGAGCAAGGCCTATCCACCCAAGGCCTGGGAGCAGCAGCGCAACCAGCAGGTGGCCTGCGTGATGGGCTGGGGCAACCCCTATGTGGGCAAGGTGGACATGAGCCGCTGTACCCGCAAGCGCGCGTAGGCAGCCCGGCAATCCGGGAATGGCTAGGAAAGACGCTGCAGCTCGCGCCGCACCATATTGACGAACTCCGGCGGGCTGAGCTGGTACAGCTCCTGCGCCACCCAGGGTAGCCAGCGCCCCTGCAGCTCGGCCTTGCGCGCCAACAGGCGCCGGGCCTCGGCTTCGGCGCGGGGCTGGTGCTCGCGGTGGTAGTCCGCGCGGCTCGGTTTTACTGTGCTCACGGTGTTGCCCTTTTCCTCATGTGCGGCAGAGCAGGCATAATCGCCGCCTGTTCGCTCATTTCGACCATCATCAATGCGCATCCACGTCAGCTTCATCGACCGCGTCGGCATCACCCAGGAAGTCCTGGCGCTGCTTGGCGGGCGCAATCTGAACCTCGATGCGGTGGAGATGGTACCGCCAAACGTCTACATCGACGCACCGACCCTGAGCGCCGATGTACTCGAAGAGTTGCGCGGCGCACTGTTGCAGGTGCACGGCGTACAGAGCGTTGAAGTGGTGGACATTCTTCCCGGCCAGCGCCACCGCCTGCAGCTCGATGCCCTGCTCGCGGCCATGCCCGACCCGGTGCTGGCGGTGGACAATCGCGCCACGGTGCTGCTGGCCAACCCGGCACTGATCGACATCTGCGAGCGTCAACCCGAGGGGCTGAGCATTGCTGCGTTGTTCGCCGATGATGCGCTGCAGGACTCGCTGCTTGCCGCCGGCTTTCATCAGCCGCTGCGCGAGGTGCATTTTGCCGGCCAGCCGCTGCTGCTCGATGCCCAGCCGATCACCGAAGACGGCCGCCTGACCGGCGGTTTGCTCACCCTCTACGCACCGAGCCGTATGGGCCAGCGTCTGGCGGCGCTGCACCATGACCATGCCGAGGGCTTCGACTCGCTGCTCGGCGAATCCGCGCCGATCCGCGCACTCAAGGCCCGCGCCCTGCGCGTGGCCTCGCTCGATGCACCACTGCTGATCCACGGCGAAACCGGTACCGGCAAGGAACTGGTGGCACGCGCCTGTCATACCGCCAGCGTGCGCCGCACCGCGCCGTTCCTGGCGCTTAACTGCGCCGCCCTGCCGGAGAACCTGGCCGAGAGCGAGCTGTTCGGTTATGCCCCCGGCGCCTTTACCGGCGCCCAGCGCGGCGGCAAGCCGGGGCTGCTGGAGCTGGCCAACCAGGGCACGGTGTTTCTCGACGAGATCGGCGAAATGTCGCCCTATCTGCAGGCCAAGCTGCTGCGCTTTCTCAGCGACGGCAGCTTCCGCCGCGTCGGGGGCGACCGTGAGGTGAAGGTGGACGTGCGCATCCTCAGCGCCACCCACCGCGACCTGGAAAAGATGGTGGCCGAAGGCAGCTTCCGCGAGGACCTGTTCTACCGCCTCAACGTCCTCAACCTGGAAGTGCCGCCACTGCGCGAGCGCGGCCAGGACATCCTGCTGCTGGCACAGCATTTCATGGCCCAGGCCTGCGCGCAGATCCAGCGCCTGCCCTGCCGCCTGGCACCGACCACTTTCCCTGCGCTGCTGGCCGGGCGCTGGCCGGGCAACGTGCGCCAGTTGCAGAACGTGATCTTCCGCGCCGCCGCAATCTGCGACAGCAACTGGGTGGAAATAGACGACCTGGATATCGCCGGCACCGAAGTGGCGCCGAGGGTGGAAGGGGAAATCGTCAGCCTGGAACAGGCCATGGACGAGTACGAGAAGGCGCTGCTGGAGAAGCTCTACGACAGCCATCCATCCAGTCGCCAGTTGGCCGTGCGCCTGGGCACCTCGCACACGGCCATTGCCAAGCGCCTGCGCAAGTACGGAATACCGGGCAAGCACTGACACTCGCCCGGCTGCAGGCCTCAGATCGGCGTGGTGCTGGTCGGCACCTTGATCACTCCACAGGCCACGCGGGCACCACCGCCGCCCAACGGCTGTGGATGATCGGCATGGTTGTCACCGCCGGCATGAATCATCAACACACGGTTGTGCAGGTCCTGCAGACGCTTGAGTCGCGGCGCCAGCACGGGCTGGCTGGCCTTGCCGTCCCCGCTTACCAGCAGTGCGGGCAGATCCCCCAGATGGGCATCGTCTTCCCAGGGAAAACCGTGGCGCCCGGTTTTTTCCGGGTCCCAGTGACCACCCGCCGCGCCGGCCGGAGTCAGCTTGCCGTCCACTTCTGCCGCGGCGCAATTGGCTTCGGTGTGCACGTGAAAACCATGGATACCGGGTTCCAGCCCCTGCAGGTCAGGAGTGAACACCAGTCCGTAGGGCGACTGACTGATGGTTACGGTGCCGACCGATGCGCCAGTACCTTTCTCGGAAGCCTGCTCGAGCGTAACGGTAAGCGTCTCGCTGGCCTGCAGACTGGTGGCACCAAGCAGCGCGAACGCCAGGGGAATCAGGGGTTTCATGATTGTTCCATCTCCTTGTCGATAAAGCCTTCCTGTTACCGACCGCCATAATGTCTGAGCGGTTCCCAATGCCGACTGTATCGTTTTCATTCCACCGTAACGATATGACAACAAAGACTCCCAAGCCGCGTCCCGCCTCGCACGACCTCGACTTTTCCATTTGCGACGCATTGTTTCGTATCGATATCGTTCCAGGTAATTGCATACAAGCGTCATAATTATATTTAACTTATTGATTTAATTAGTTTTTTTACCATTGGCACTCGCATTGCAAACGCCTCCAGACCTGCCCGCCACCCAGAAGCGGACACCTTTACCCCTGAGGAGTTGACATGAGCGAGTTGCGTTTCACTGCCGATCACGAATGGCTGCGTCTGGACAACGATGGTCTGGTCACCGTCGGCATCACCCACTACGCCCAGGATGCTCTCGGCGACGTGGTTTATGTGCAACTGCCGGAAGCCAAGTCCTACGCCCAGGGCGAGGAAGTGGCCGTACTGGAATCGGTCAAGGCTGCCAGCAACATCGTCATGCCGCTGGACGGCGAGATCGTCGAGGTCAACTCCGAGCTGGAAGGCAGCCCGGAGCTGGTCAACGAATCGCCGCTGGACAAGGCCTGGTTCTTCCGCATGCGCCTGGCCGACAACGCCGTGCTCGCCGACCTGCTCGACCAGAGCGGCTATGATCGTCTGTTGAACGCCAACGCCGACGCCTGAGTGATCGCCATGACCAAGCTCGATACCCAGAACGAATTCATCGCCCGCCACATCGGTCCGCGCGATGCCGACACCGCAGCCATGCTGCAACTGCTCGGCTACGACTCGGTCGATGCGCTGACCAATGCCGTGATCCCCGAGAGCATCAAGGGCACCAGCATCCTCGGCGAGCAACTGGGCCTGTCGGAAGCCGACGCCCTGGCCAGGATCAAGGCCATCGCAGCCAAGAACAAGCAGTTCAAGAACTACATCGGCCAGGGTTACTACGGCACTCACACGCCGAGCCCGATCCTGCGCAACCTGCTGGAAAACCCGGCCTGGTACACCGCCTACACTCCGTACCAGCCGGAGATTTCCCAGGGTCGCCTGGAAGCGCTGCTGAACTTCCAGACCCTGATCAGCGACCTGACCGGCATGCAGATCGCCAACGCCTCGCTGCTCGACGAAGCCACCGCTGCTGCCGAGGCCATGACCTTCTGCAAGCGTCTGTCGAAGAACAAGGCCGCCAACACCTTCTTCGTTTCCAAGCACTGCCACCCGCAGACCCTCGACGTGCTGCAGACCCGTGCAGCGCCCCTGGGCATCGACATCGAAGTGGGCGACGAAGCCGCCATCGGCGACGCCAGCGCCTACTTCGGCGCTCTGCTGCAGTACCCGGCGAGCAACGGTGACATCTTCGACTACCGCGCCCTGGTCGAGCGTTTCCACGCCGCCAACGCTCTGGTCGCCGTAGCCGCCGACCTGCTGGCCCTGACCCTGCTCACCCCGCCGGGCGAGTTTGGCGCAGACGTCGCCCTGGGCAGCGCCCAGCGCTTCGGTGTTCCGCTGGGCTTCGGCGGCCCGCACGCTGCCTACTTCGCCACCCGCGACGCGTTCAAGCGCGACATGCCGGGCCGCCTGGTCGGCATGTCGGTCGACCGTTTCGGCAAGCCGGCCCTGCGCCTGGCCATGCAGACCCGCGAGCAGCACATCCGCCGCGAGAAGGCCACCAGCAACATCTGTACCGCGCAGGTACTGCTGGCCAACATCGCCAGCATGTACGCCGTGTATCACGGCCCGAAAGGCCTGACCGAAATCGCTCAGCGCGTGCACAGCTTCACCGCCATCCTCGCCCTGGGTCTGACCAAGCTGGGCCACAGCGTCGAGCAGCAGCACTTCTTCGACACCCTGAGCATCAAGACCGGCGCGAAGACCGCCGAACTGCATGCCAAGGCCCGTGCCGCCGGCATCAACCTGCGCGAGATCGACGCCGAGCGCCTGGGTCTGTCGCTGGACGAAACCACCGACCAGGCTGCCGTCGAGGCGCTGCTGGCACTGTTCGCCGGTGATCAGGCGGCCCCTGCGGTCAGCGACCTCGCTGCGCAGATCGCCAGCCGTCTGCCGGAAGGCCTGCGGCGTCAGTCGGCGATCCTGCAGCACGAAGTGTTCAACCGCTATCACAGCGAAACCGAGCTGATGCGCTACCTGCGCAAGCTGGCCGACAAAGACCTGGCGCTGGACCGCAGCATGATCCCGCTGGGCTCCTGCACCATGAAGCTCAACGCCGCCAGCGAAATGCTGCCGATCACCTGGCCGGAATTCGGCAACCTGCACCCCTTCGCTCCGGTCGAGCAGGCTGCCGGCTACACCCAGCTGACCAGCGAACTGGAAGCCATGCTCTGCGCCGCCACCGGCTACGACGCCGTGTCGCTGCAGCCCAACGCCGGTTCCCAGGGCGAGTACGCCGGCCTGCTGGCCATTCGCGCCTACCACCTGAGCCGTGGCGACGATCAGCGCGACATCTGCCTGATCCCGCAATCGGCCCACGGCACCAACCCGGCGACCGCCTCCATGGCCGGCATGCGCGTAGTGGTGACCGCCTGTGACGCACGCGGCAACGTCGACATCGCCGATCTGAAGGCCAAGGCCGAAGAGCACAAGGATCGTCTGGCGGCGCTGATGATCACCTACCCGTCCACCCACGGGGTGTTCGAGGAAGGCATCCGCGAGATCTGCCAGATCATCCACGACAACGGTGGCCAGGTTTACATCGACGGCGCCAACATGAACGCCATGGTCGGCCTGTGCGCCCCGGGTCAGTTCGGCGGCGATGTCTCGCACCTGAACCTGCACAAGACCTTCTGCATCCCGCACGGCGGTGGCGGCCCGGGCGTCGGCCCGATCGGCGTCAAGTCGCATCTGGCGCCGTTCCTGCCGGGCCACAACCAGATGGCACGCAAGGAAGGTGCTGTCAGCGCCGCACCGTTCGGCAGCGCCAGCATCCTGCCGATCACCTGGATGTACATCACCATGATGGGCGGCAACGGCCTCAAGCGCGCGTCGCAGATGGCCATCCTCAACGCCAACTACATCGCCCGTCGCCTGGAAGAGCACTACCCGGTGCTGTATTCCGGCGAAGGCGGCCTGGTGGCGCACGAGTGCATCCTCGACATCCGTCCGCTCAAGGACAGCAGCGGCATCTCCGTGGACGACGTGGCCAAGCGCCTGATCGACTTCGGCTTCCATGCCCCGACCATGTCCTTCCCGGTTGCCGGTACCCTGATGATCGAGCCGACCGAGAGCGAGTCCAAGGAAGAGCTGGACCGCTTCTGCGACGCCATGATCGCCATCCGCGAGGAAATCCGCGCGGTCGAGCAGGGCCGTCTGGACAAGGACGACAACCCGCTGAAGAACGCGCCGCACACGGCCCTGGAACTGGTTGGCGAATGGCATCACGCCTACAGCCGCGAACAGGCCGTGTACCCGCTGGCAAGCCTGATCGAGGCCAAGTACTGGCCGCCGGTCGGTCGCGTGGACAACGTCTACGGCGACCGCAACCTGGTCTGCGCCTGCCCGTCCATCGAGGCGTATCAGGACGCGTAATGAGCCTCCCCTCTCCCGCTTGCGGGAGAGGGGCCGGGGGAGAGGGTAAAGCGGTTGTCTACGCCGCCCCCTCTCCCTAGCCCTCTCCCCAAGGGGAGAGGGAACCGTTCTTTCGCTTCACCCAGTTTTCTCGGCTCACCCCTTTCACCGGGGCGGGCCGAATGCATCCCGAGAAAAACGATAAAGAGGGCCTCACCATGTTCAGCAAGCACGATCAACTGCAGGGCTATGACGACGCGCTGCTCGCGGCAATCCAGGCCGAGGAACAACGCCAGGAAGACCATATCGAGCTGATCGCTTCGGAGAACTACTGCAGCCAGCGCGTCATGCAGGCGCAAGGCAGTGGCCTGACCAACAAGTACGCCGAAGGCTATCCGGGCAAGCGCTACTACGGTGGCTGCGAGCATGTGGACAAGGTCGAACAACTGGCCATCGAACGCGCCAAGCAGCTGTTCGGCGCCGACTACGCCAACGTCCAGCCGCACTCCGGCTCTTCCGCCAACAGCGCGGTGTACCTCGCGCTGCTCAATGCCGGTGACACCATCCTCGGCATGAGCCTGGCCCACGGCGGTCACCTGACCCACGGCGCCAAGGTCTCCTCCTCGGGCAAGCTGTACAACGCCGTGCAGTACGGCATCGACGAGAATGGCCTGATCGATTACGACGAGGTCGAGCGCCTGGCCGTCGAGCACAAGCCGAAGATGATCGTCGCCGGTTTCTCGGCCTACTCGCGGGTGCTGGACTTCCCCCGTTTCCGCGCCATCGCCGACAAGGTCGGTGCCCTGCTGTTCGTCGATATGGCCCACGTCGCCGGTCTGGTGGCGGCCGGTCTGTATCCGAACCCGATTCCCTTCGCCGACGTGGTCACCACCACCACGCACAAGACCCTGCGCGGTCCGCGTGGCGGCCTGATCCTGGCGCGCAAGAACGAGGAGATCGAGAAGAAGCTCAACTCCGCCGTGTTCCCGGGTGCCCAGGGCGGCCCGCTGATGCATGTGATCGCGGCCAAGGCGGTGTGCTTCAAGGAAGCGCTGGAGCTGGGCTTCAAGGCCTACCAGCAACAGGTAATCGACAACGCCCGCGCCATGGCCGAAGTGTTCGTGGAACGCGGCTATGACGTGGTTTCCGGCGGCACCGACAACCACCTGATGCTGATCAGCCTGGTCAAGCAGGGCCTGACCGGCAAGGCGGCCGACGCGGCACTGGGCGATGCTCACATCACCGTGAACAAGAATGCCGTGCCGAACGACCCGCAGTCGCCGTTCGTCACTTCCGGCATCCGTATCGGCACCCCGGCCGTGACCACCCGCGGCTTCAAGGAAGGCGAATGCCGCACCCTGGCCGGTTGGATCTGCGACATCCTCGACGATCTGGAAAACCCGGCCGTGATCGAGCGCGTGCGTGGTCAGGTCGCAGACCTGTGCACCCGCTACCCGGTCTACGCTGACTGACACCCGACGATCAACGGGCCGCACGTCGGCCCCAACCGGTGCACGCGACGCACCCAACAGGAAATCGACATGACCACTGAAAATCTCGCCAAGACTCCACTGCATGCCCTGCACATCGAACTCGGTGCGCGCATGGTGCCCTTCGCCGGCTACGACATGCCCGTGCAGTACCCGCTGGGCGTGATGAAGGAACACCTGCACACCCGCGAGGCTGCCGGCCTGTTCGACGTCTCGCACATGGGCCAGATCCTGCTGCGT
The sequence above is drawn from the Pseudomonas sp. Z8(2022) genome and encodes:
- a CDS encoding pseudouridine synthase — protein: MRLDRFLSNFPRFSRQDSRLLISAGRLRVDGEVIVDPRFDIRDFQRVELDDELLQAGHSARYWMLHKPVGVVSATEHDEHRTVLDLLDEPDKHDLHLAGRLDLNTSGLLLITNDGRWSRRITQPQQRKPKVYHVTTEQPITGEYAEVFARGLYFAYENLTTLPAHLELLSSHEARLTLFEGRYHQVKRMFGHFRNRVIALHRESMGEIVLDPRLAPGQYRALTAAEVASV
- a CDS encoding YceK/YidQ family lipoprotein, with protein sequence MLKPIYRIFALSVLVSAVAGCGTLFGRNGSYYGPDYYSGTAYDFGVLFGSDEVNRGYFPATAWCWLSVVCPVLTVFSLPVDAAVDTVMLPHDIHQANKPIQ
- a CDS encoding cysteine-rich CWC family protein, with the translated sequence MDTDRCPLCGKANQCSIAAGRSDEPCWCFGAQIDPAALQRLTPEQRNQACLCPACAVAVQTAERRGPD
- a CDS encoding alpha/beta fold hydrolase, giving the protein MRPETAVVEINRKHKVHTEFYGNPAASKTIILVNGSLATTTSFAQTVKYLQPQFNVVAFDQPYAGQSKSHNSDFTPISKEDEAAILLKLIDHYGANYLMSFSWGGVASMLALAQRPATLEKAAICSFSPILNVPMLDYLHKGLRFLGAVDRDNIALLVNSTIGKHLPSLFKRFNHKHISTLDEHEYRQMYAHIKQVLNMEAHCRMECLQAIDIQLLFVNGERDEYTSVEDACLFAQHIDSAQFAVIDDAGHFLDMEHKAAWLQTQSVLLDFFNAPSKRLQLPVKGDLRELQAMAV
- a CDS encoding DsbA family protein, encoding MSTTTLELQYFFDPLCGWCYASAPALAGLAKQHGAALRMMPTGLFMQPRPTALIAEYAWQNDQLITTLTGQRFSEAYRLQVLEAANGVFDSTPLTRALTALGEQNAVLQAQVLHVAQHTRYVDGVDTSQAEAVAQIVADAAHSAGRDLNPDEFAARLREDEFLAEATARRVDLAQQAMRALPPGGVPQLLARVDGEPHVFAGQQLYGGPQRLLERIQSLL
- a CDS encoding sigma-54-dependent transcriptional regulator; the encoded protein is MRIHVSFIDRVGITQEVLALLGGRNLNLDAVEMVPPNVYIDAPTLSADVLEELRGALLQVHGVQSVEVVDILPGQRHRLQLDALLAAMPDPVLAVDNRATVLLANPALIDICERQPEGLSIAALFADDALQDSLLAAGFHQPLREVHFAGQPLLLDAQPITEDGRLTGGLLTLYAPSRMGQRLAALHHDHAEGFDSLLGESAPIRALKARALRVASLDAPLLIHGETGTGKELVARACHTASVRRTAPFLALNCAALPENLAESELFGYAPGAFTGAQRGGKPGLLELANQGTVFLDEIGEMSPYLQAKLLRFLSDGSFRRVGGDREVKVDVRILSATHRDLEKMVAEGSFREDLFYRLNVLNLEVPPLRERGQDILLLAQHFMAQACAQIQRLPCRLAPTTFPALLAGRWPGNVRQLQNVIFRAAAICDSNWVEIDDLDIAGTEVAPRVEGEIVSLEQAMDEYEKALLEKLYDSHPSSRQLAVRLGTSHTAIAKRLRKYGIPGKH
- a CDS encoding endonuclease I family protein; this translates as MIRRLLPLLCCFTALSLHAAPSTFAEAKRLAWPLYAQQSTEFYCGCKYSGNRVDLRSCGYTPRKNANRAQRIEWEHIVPAWVIGHQRQCWQKGGRKNCTANDAQFRKAEADMHNLVPSIGEVNGDRSNYSFAWLPQKPHQYGRCETVVDFKARKVMPRPAIRGMIARTYFYMADRYKLRLSKQDRKLYEAWSKAYPPKAWEQQRNQQVACVMGWGNPYVGKVDMSRCTRKRA
- a CDS encoding mechanosensitive ion channel family protein: MEQWNIWLDRNLWLNVAIVVVATALIYSVLRAVVGAVHRRLMAWSKDQDGSWPHFVAVVIGRTSRLLLLAFSLLLALRLPELPGSWQSALSHTWFVALALQVALWVDSGVRLWSRSLVMGKSGGGHYNPVMTTIISIMILIVVWSVMLLSILANLGVDITALVASLGVGGIAVALAVQTVLSDVFASLSIGVDKPFEIGDFVVFGEVAGTIEHIGLKTTRIRSLSGEQVVCANADLLRQIVHNYKRMNTRRIVFKFGINYDTPSDKVRQVAERVGDIIRATPKTIFDRAHFLGFDESQLTFEVVYIVQSSDYNQYMDIQQEINLQLLDALRELDVRFALPRRDLRLVGERMPTIKVAGLPSQTEPEHNEQDQRLPKFS